The region GCATCCTAAGAGCCTTTAATCCACAAGTGATTTGAACAATAGTTAGGGTGATATAATTTCATGTTTTGCTTGATGAGCTTACGGTCAGAGGGAGAGGAGTAAATTGAGGAAATGACCAACTGGAGCCACCTATTTTGGGTTATCAGTGGGACAGGAAAAGTAGGACCTCATGAAGAGCGTTGTCATCCAGCAGGGGGTGCTACAGGGAGAAGTGCTTCTTCAATGAGCTGCCTCACCTGACCCCTTTCTCCCTGAACCTCCTTCCCCAGGAATAGCTTCCTCTCTATGGCTCTTACCCTCCAAGAATGGTCCCTATGACTCATCACCATGGCAACAACAGATGACAAAGAATGGCAAAGGAGTTCTTTGCTCTCCTTTGCTCTCTCACAAGATAAAGAAAGATGTTCTGAATTGCAGAAAGAGCTGTGTAGTAGTTAAGTGATGAAGCATAGTGGCCTTAGTTAAATCACATTCACTTCTTAGCTTCAGTTTCCCATCACCAAAATGGGTTTAATAGTGATGTCTCCACTTCTTAGGATAGTTCCAAGAATTAAATAGCATCATCTCTGTAGGGTAATtgacaatgcctggcacacaagaGATACTCAATAAATGCCAGCCTTTCAAGatctatttaataattatttgtggCCTTCTGTATCTCAAATCCTGTGCTACTTCTGGGAGTACAGAGATGGGCTTGCTGCTATTCCCTGTCTTTGAGAAGTTtccagggtgctgggtggaatgATACACACAGAAATATCAGTGCTCTCACCAGGAGGCAGACCAAGTGCTAAGGGCCACTAAAGGGGGCGTGGCTGCTGTAGCTGGGGGTGCGTCAGTCAGACCTTTCCTCATTCCTATATCCAGTGGTTCCCACCAGTGTTCTCCCTTTCCCAGAGGACACTTGGAAgtttctggagacatttttggttgttaaaaCTGCAGGAGAGAGAAATGTATTAGAATATATAGTGGGTCAAGGTCAGGGCTGTTGTTCAACACCTTACAGTGCAAAGAACAGACTGTACCAGAAAAGAATGAGCCAGCCCCAAATTTCAACAGTTGAAGGATGACAATGCATCcactcaagaaacatttattgagcacctactttgtgccaggtacACTTTTAGAAACCATTGGGGATACAATGTTGAATTGATTAGACATGACCCCTGTGTTTGCATTTGACACGGAAAGATTATCTCAGTACTTGCATTTGAGAGGGGAAGATGTGgatattaaacaaataatcacACTAATGAATATGAGATAAATTGTCATAAAAGctatgaggaaaagaaagggttTGCAATTAGAGCTATAAATAGAGGTGGTGACTCAGTGTGGGAATCAGAGAAGGCTTtcttgaggaggtgacatttaagatCAAACCTAAAGTTGTGTAGGAGTAGGTATTTCAGGTAGAAGCAGCAGCACATACAAAGTTCCTGAGGTCCAAGCATGCTTGATTCACTGCAGAAACAGCCAGGGAACTAATGGGGCTGGAATGCTGGGGAGGGTGAGGAATGCAGTTGGGGATAAAGCACAGACCTGACCACACTGGGTTTGTACTGTAGCCTAAGGCTATAAGCAGAGGGgtaatcttttatattttcccttcATAAAGATCTGTCTGACTGCTGGACAGAGACAGCCAAGTGGAaggtggagggaagagaaagtaAACATCTTTGAGGAGGGGACCCGACTTTCACCCACAAGCAAGGGCATGGGGTCAACATTTCAGAAAAGTGGAGCAAGGGCAGTGAAGGCAGCAAATTGCATGTCTCAGGCTGGCCTTTGCCTCCAACAATTAGCATCAAAACACTGAGTGGGGTTCCAGTCAGCACAGGAAGCAGCCCCCCACAGCCAGGTGACCTCATCAATAGCCATTCTCTGTTCTCCAGGCCTTTGAATCACTCCTCTGGGCTCTGGCCCTGCCTTGGGACACCAAAGGGTGAGGCACAGAGGGGACCATTAGCCAGGAATGACAAACAGCTAGGAATGCAGGTATGGGGAGACTTCAGAAAGTGGAAGCTAAgtaacagaggggaagggaggatagGTCTCTGGAGGTTGGGAGTCCTGGCTGACACCAGTGGGCAGAGGGCCTGGGCTGTGGTGTGGAGGGTCAGCACCCCAAAACCCTGGTTGTTTACCTTTTGGCATTTATTCATCACCAGACGTTAAAGATGGCTTCTATTTTTCATCACCAGACGTTAAAGATGGCTTCTATTTTTGGTcttttgagagaaaagaaatgcaaggGTTTTTTGAAGGGGGTGGAGGAATCTGGGGTCAGGCAAGGGAGGCACGCAACTTGACTACCAAATTTCGGGTAAGTGACCAAGAGAAATCACATCTAatgcaatattttgaaaaatcaaaattaatgcaaaaatttcATGGTAAACAACATGTCAATGTTAAATAAAGACAGGGTACAACACTGTGCTTTCTCAGCCTGCCTCACCCATCTTGCCCTGACAGCTGTTCACTAAGTTCAACTTCttagattgttttaaatttacaaaacaaTGAATACAAACTGATATATAGGAGCACGATTAAGGTTCATTTAAAGCCCAGAATGCACTGGCATCAGTCAACCAAACTACAACAAGCCTGTTTGTTCACTGATGACTGCAGGGAACCACACTGATGCCTCCCAGATATAACCCAGGGTCAGCTTTGCTGTCGGTTCTTTCACATTCACAGTCTGGTTCTTCCCCATTTTTCAGGACAATCAGTATATTTCAAGATATCTCCAGATCCCTGATCAGCTAAACAGCCCTGGGAGTTGGGGGAGGCTTTCCTGAGGAGGTGCCATCTAAGGTCAGACCTAAGGAAGTATAGGAGTAAGGAAAGGGAGTCCCAGGCAGAAGAGAAGCAAGTACAAAATTCCTGAGGTCAGAGTGTGCTTGGTTTATTGCAAGAACAGCCAGGGAGCTAAAGGTGCTGAAgatctgggagggctgggggatcgGGTTGCAAATGAAGCGCTGACTAGACCACACTAGGTTTGTACTACAGCCTAAGGCTCTAAGCAGAGGGGCCATCCTTCAGATGGCTGGCTACTTAAACATCTTCATATAGGCCctgcagttggttagagcatcatcccaacaccaaggttatgggttcagtcccctgtcagggcacatatgagaatccaCCAATGACCCTGGACAGTATGGCTCCATTGGTCACGCTGcgcaccaaaaggttggggattcaattcctggtcaggacacaacCTAGGTTGTGCGTTCAATTTCttgttggggtgcatatgggaggcagccaatgtttctcacactgatgtttgtctctgtctccctaaaatcaataaacatatttttaaaaaagaatcaaccaatgaatgcacaaataaatgggaagacaaattgatgtttttctctctctctaccttcctctctctaagaatcaattctaaaaaattttaaaatatgcctcaTACATGACAACTCCAAGAGCACAGTCTTACCATCTGTACTCTTCACAGTCTACAGGGGAGGCAAAAAATGTCCCCAGATCTTTCTCATTAACAACGTTAGATCTTCTCAAGATAGCCCAGGAACCTGGCTTTAAAAGGAGTCACAATTTTCTTTAGGTCAAAAAACTTCATGTTTAAACATGACACTCTTTCCCGTGTTAATGTGTCTACAGCCGGAGACTCTACGGCCAGTTTCGTTGGACTTACAGCATGTCTCCCCAGTTCTCTACTGCCGGCTGTTTCTTTCTAACCCCCTGAGAGTGGCATGTTTCTAGTTCTGGGCTCATTTCACTGCTGCTGGCTAATATTGGTCTCTTCTTTCCCGTCCAGGTCTTTATCCCTTCTTGGAGCAGACAGGCCTCCCCTGGGTGGGCTTCTGAGCCCCAGTTCTGACTGAAAGAATTCTAGTTTTTTCACTTCAAGGGTAAGACCTTTAGCTAACAGACTTCATCTCCTTATatgccagttttctcatcttcagaaataaaactaataatttgATCTTCCTTGTGAAATAAAAGAACTGACGCATGCTAAGCATTTAAGACCATTactatcattagtcatcagggaatgCAAACCAGAACCACAATAAGGAACTACTAGAGTAGCTGTAATCACAAAGTGAGATAAGTGAGTGCTGGGAGAATGGAAAACATGGAGCGCCTGCGCGCTGCCGGTGGGGACATGAAgcggtgcagctgctgtggaaaacagtcgtTAGTTCCTCAAGTGATCAAACACAGAGCTACCCAGGACTCATTAACCCCACTGGGGGGTAGGAATGTGCCCCAAAGTGAAAACATGTGTCCAGGCAAAGACTAGAATGTTTATAGTAGCAACACTCATGATAGCTAAAGGTGGAAATAATCCTAATCTCTACCGACAGgtgagtaaataaacaaaaatacagtaattctaaacaatggaatattacttggccataacaAGGAATGAGAGAACTGATacaggctacaacatggatagacctcaaaaacattatgttaagtaaaagaagccagacacgaaGGGGTTAaatatgtgattccatttacacaaaATGTCCAGAAAATGCAAATCTGTAGAGAcgatagattagtggttgcttagggccaaaggaaagggggaaagagggatGATAGCTAAAGGTTATAGGGCTTCTTTTGGagataatggaaatgttctaaattgaCTGTGGTGGTGATTACATACCTTTTTAAGTGGGTGGATTATACAGTATGTGAATTATAGCTTAgtaatgctattttaaaaagaccatacTTAGCTAATGATAAATGCTCAAAAAAACGGAAGCTGTTATCATCATAACCAttaataaggaaggaaagaaggaaggagggaaggatggaagaaggaaggaagggggttaCTTCTGTCTCCAATCCAAATATCCGGCTTTATTTTGAGCTATAGATTCTGTAGAGCAGTGTTCCCAATGCGTCATCCCCAGACCACCTCCAGCAGCATCTGTGCTAGAGTATCAGATTCTAGAGCCcctcccagacctactgaattggACACTCTGGGTGAGACCCCGCAGACTGTGACTTAACCAGCCCCTCTGGTAACTCTGATGTGCCCTCAAGTTAGAGACTTGCTGCCAAAGAGGACTCACCTGGCCAATTTCATACTGCATTCCCGCTCCTCACTGGCTCCATGACCCTGGGAAAGTCCCAAACCTCACTGTGtccatctcctcatttttaaatggggTGTGACCACAGGGGCTACCTGACCTGCCTGAGCACCTCCCTTGAGGTAGGGCCCAGCCTGCAGGTACATCTGCCCAACATACATGACTCCCAACACATGAAagagaaatgacattttattgaggatttcaAGGGAGTTGGGGAAGGAGATTTGTATCAGACACTCTACGGGCAACCTTATAAACTGCTCATTCATGTCCCTGCTTTTTCCTCCCATGTCTTCACCAGCACTGGGTCTGGGTCCATTGCCAGGAATcgtgtttttcttcctgtcccttccctttcccttaaCTCAGCTACCACTTTCTCACTCTTCTCCTATGCTCTCAGCTCATCTCTCTACACATGTCTTTTCTCCCAAGGAGACATTCAGGTCCCCCCTTTCTCTTTGTGCTTTGCACCCAGAGACCTGTTATACAGCTCAGTCAACAGAGGCCCCTCCTAGGAGGAAACACCCTTCCTGCAAAAATGtgaagaactaaaataaaaaataatttcactataAAAATGCTTTCCTTTTCTCAAGACAATAGTCAGAATGAGAGGGAATGATGTGTCTGAAGCACAGAACATGATGCTTGGTACACAGGAGGCGCCAAATCACTGTCACTGTTTATGTCCCTGTCTTTTTGGGCACAGCAAGCAtccctcactcactcattcaaaaTAAGCCATGAACATAAGTCTCCCAACACCACGATGTGGGCATCCTTTCCTCCAGGCCACTCTCAGGCACAGGAAACAGAAATATGTCACACAAGATCAATATTGGGGAGGTCATGACCCAGTGAATCCAGGAGAAATGAGGTCAGACAGactgggggaaaggagggagcttACAGAGCACTTGCCAAGGGTGCAGGTAGGGGAGTTTGCATACAGGAGTCATCACCAGTGGAGCATAATTCtacacattttatagatggaagACTGGAATGTCTTCACCCACCACATCCCCTGCTGTGAAACCAGCCACTTCAGGAGCTCAGCAGAAAGGGCTTGCTGAGGAAGTTCTTTTTCATGGTGTTCTTCAGCTCCTTGTTCCTAAGGCTGAAGATAATGGGGCTGAGGAAGGGTGTGAGGACTGTGTAGGTGACGCCCATCAGGGTGTCTCCTTCCAGAGACTGGGGACCCTTGGACTTGAGGTAGATCACAGAGGCGAAGCCATAGTGCACGACCACCACAGTGAGGTGGGATGTGCACGTGGAGAAGGCCCTGTGGCGGCCCTCAGCAGAGGAGATCCTCAAGACGGCAACTACGATGGAGGCGTAGGAGAGGAGGATGAGGAGACAGCAGCCCAGCAGGGCTGTGATGCACACCAGGCCCACACCCTTGGCCACATCTGGTACATTATCACCACAGGCCAACTTCACAAGAGGTGGCACATGGCAAAAAAAATGGTGGATCTCATTGGGTCCACAGAAGGTGAGGTGAAAAATGGCCATTGTCACCACCAGCCCCATAACCAAGCCACCTACCCAAGACCAGGACACCAGGCAGGCACAGCCACGGGGACTCATGAGCACGTTGTAGCGCAGGGGGTGGCAGATGGCCACGTAGCGGTCATAGCCCATGACCGTGAGCAGGAAGGAGTGGGTGAAGCCAAATGTGAAGGAGAAGAACATCTGGCTGGCACAGGCCTGGAGGGCAATGGAGTGGTGGGTGGAGAGCAGGTCGGCCAGCATGCGTGGGATGATGGTGAAGGTGTAGAGGATCTCGGAGACAGAGAGGGCGCACAGGAAGAGGTACATGGGCGTGTGGAGGCTGCGCTCGGCCCAGATGGTGGCCATGATGAGCAGGTTCCCCAGCAGTGTGAACAGGTACATCAGCAGGAACA is a window of Phyllostomus discolor isolate MPI-MPIP mPhyDis1 chromosome 8, mPhyDis1.pri.v3, whole genome shotgun sequence DNA encoding:
- the LOC114504172 gene encoding olfactory receptor 10H1-like translates to MPGVTAMLGLNHTFVSEFILIGFSAFSHLQLMFFLLFLLMYLFTLLGNLLIMATIWAERSLHTPMYLFLCALSVSEILYTFTIIPRMLADLLSTHHSIALQACASQMFFSFTFGFTHSFLLTVMGYDRYVAICHPLRYNVLMSPRGCACLVSWSWVGGLVMGLVVTMAIFHLTFCGPNEIHHFFCHVPPLVKLACGDNVPDVAKGVGLVCITALLGCCLLILLSYASIVVAVLRISSAEGRHRAFSTCTSHLTVVVVHYGFASVIYLKSKGPQSLEGDTLMGVTYTVLTPFLSPIIFSLRNKELKNTMKKNFLSKPFLLSS